One genomic region from Cyanobium usitatum str. Tous encodes:
- a CDS encoding helix-hairpin-helix domain-containing protein, with amino-acid sequence MTATTAITAYAPGQAVMVQEEPHRPDTWAIGMVTRPTDPEYGWTSADVRTSPNCTSSMVPGYDPGSIRPATEQDIAALPDWAREWIEQQLLDHHNPRVPGDTKAIRVALRDAGIHRLADLQRATDAELLALKGVGAKAVATLRQWQQKREAKLQGARADA; translated from the coding sequence ATGACAGCAACAACAGCGATCACCGCCTACGCCCCTGGCCAGGCCGTGATGGTGCAGGAAGAACCGCACCGGCCTGACACGTGGGCCATCGGCATGGTGACCCGCCCTACCGATCCGGAGTACGGGTGGACCAGCGCCGACGTTCGCACCAGCCCCAACTGCACCAGCAGCATGGTGCCGGGGTACGACCCTGGGAGCATCCGGCCGGCCACCGAGCAGGACATTGCCGCCCTGCCCGATTGGGCTCGGGAGTGGATCGAGCAGCAGCTGCTGGATCACCACAACCCCCGCGTGCCTGGTGACACCAAGGCGATCAGGGTGGCGCTCCGGGATGCCGGGATCCACCGGCTGGCGGATCTGCAGCGCGCTACCGATGCCGAGCTGCTGGCCCTGAAGGGCGTGGGCGCAAAGGCCGTCGCCACGCTGCGCCAGTGGCAGCAGAAGCGCGAGGCCAAGCTGCAGGGGGCCCGGGCCGATGCCTGA